A part of Eubacterium sp. AB3007 genomic DNA contains:
- the tsaD gene encoding tRNA (adenosine(37)-N6)-threonylcarbamoyltransferase complex transferase subunit TsaD, protein MKDGKFITLGIESSCDETAIAVVADGREILSNVISSQIDIHTKFGGVVPEIASRHHLENINEVLEQALAEAGDLSLRDVDLIGVTNGPGLIGAVVIGVATAKALSFATGIPLVGVNHMHGHVSANYLQYPDLEPPFLALIVSGGHTNLVQVTDYNRCEVLGGTRDDAVGEAYDKVARVIGLGYPGGPKVDRTAREGDPEAVHFKRVMLEEGSLDFSFSGLKTQALNYINREKMAGRELNIPDICAGFQQSIIDVLVHKAMLAAERTGADRLVVAGGVGANSALRTALDEACLSRGIALYTPAPILCTDNGAMIASAAYYKYQQEGADDLHLDAYANLPL, encoded by the coding sequence ATGAAAGACGGAAAGTTCATTACATTAGGCATAGAATCCAGCTGCGACGAGACGGCCATCGCCGTGGTGGCGGACGGGCGGGAGATCCTGTCCAACGTCATCTCTTCGCAGATCGATATACATACGAAATTTGGCGGCGTGGTGCCGGAGATCGCTTCGCGGCACCACCTGGAGAACATCAACGAGGTACTGGAGCAGGCACTGGCGGAGGCCGGCGACCTGTCCCTCCGGGACGTCGACCTCATCGGTGTCACCAACGGGCCGGGCCTCATCGGCGCCGTGGTCATCGGGGTAGCTACCGCCAAGGCGCTCTCCTTTGCCACAGGGATCCCGCTGGTGGGCGTCAACCACATGCACGGCCATGTGAGCGCCAACTACCTGCAGTATCCCGACCTGGAACCACCCTTCCTGGCACTGATCGTGTCCGGCGGGCACACCAATCTGGTTCAGGTTACCGACTACAACCGCTGCGAAGTGCTGGGCGGCACCCGGGACGATGCAGTGGGGGAAGCGTACGACAAAGTCGCCCGCGTCATCGGCCTGGGCTATCCCGGCGGACCCAAGGTGGATCGCACCGCCCGGGAAGGAGATCCCGAGGCCGTGCACTTCAAGCGGGTCATGCTGGAGGAGGGCAGCCTGGATTTCAGCTTCAGCGGCCTGAAGACCCAGGCACTGAACTACATCAACCGGGAGAAAATGGCGGGCAGAGAGCTGAACATTCCCGACATCTGCGCCGGGTTCCAGCAGTCCATCATCGACGTGCTGGTGCACAAAGCCATGCTGGCTGCTGAACGCACCGGAGCAGACCGGCTAGTGGTGGCAGGCGGGGTGGGCGCCAATAGCGCGCTCCGCACCGCCCTGGACGAAGCCTGCCTCTCGCGCGGCATCGCGTTGTACACGCCTGCGCCCATCCTCTGCACCGACAACGGGGCAATGATCGCTTCCGCAGCATACTACAAATACCAACAGGAAGGCGCCGATGACCTCCATCTGGACGCCTATGCGAATTTACCATTGTAA